The Fusobacterium russii ATCC 25533 DNA window TAATCTATGTTGGCATTTCTATATGTATTTTCTGTATCAAGGTAGTCAATAGTTGAAATAAGGCCTGCATCATATCTTTCCTGATCCATTTCAAAATTTAACTTTGCAACTTCTAATGCTTTACTCTTAGATTCTCTTAGTTTCTCAAGCCTCAATAAATCAAAATAAGCACTTTTTACAGCGATCTCAATATTCTCTTTAGTAGATATTTCTTTCAATTTTTGTTGTTCTTCCTCGAGCTTTGCAATTCTATATTCATCTATATCTGAACCGAATGAAAAAACATTCCAAGTTACTTGTATTCCACCCACCCATTTGGCATCTCTGTAAGAATTTTCAAATTTTGTTCTTTCAGTTGTGCCATAAGTAGCGAAAGCACTAACTTTAGGAAGTATGCTTCCCGCTGCTGCAATAGTTTGAGCTTCAGAAATTTTATACATTTCCTCTGCAATTTTCGCATTTAAACTTTCATTTATAGCTTGCTCTAAATCTTTATCTATGTTTATGTTTTTAGATAAATTCATCGGAACATTGAAATCAACAACAGTTATAAATTCGTTTTTAGCCAGACCGGTTTTAATTCTTAATTGTTCTCTATATGTGTCTATTTGACTTTTAATAGCAATTATATTTGATTCAACATTTAATAGGGAATATTCAGTTTGTGAAATATCACTTTTTCTTATTAATCTTAATTCTAATTGCACTTTTTGTTTATCATATCTTTTTTGCAAAATAGATTTAGAATTTTTTAAAGCATTTAAATCTTTTTCAGCATTTAAAAGGCTAAAGTAGGCTGCTATAGTTTCTATTCTCATCTTTATTTTTGAATTTAAAAAATTATAATTTGCGATGTTTTCATAAGCTTGAGCTCCTTTAATTCCTGCAAATATAGTACCGCCTGCAAATAAAGGTTGAGCTATAGTTATGCTTTGGCTGTAAGAGCCTCTTCCTTTTTCACTGCTATGGTCATCAATAGCAATTTTCCTATCATAATTAGTCCTAGAATATTTACCATTATATGTTACTGTCGGTAAGGCTAGTTTAAAAGCTTTTTGAAGATTTATCTCAGAAATTTCCAGATTTTTTT harbors:
- a CDS encoding TolC family protein, with the translated sequence MKKLLSIFFLLTGSLFARELTLDEAINLSLTNSKDIQISEKNLEISEINLQKAFKLALPTVTYNGKYSRTNYDRKIAIDDHSSEKGRGSYSQSITIAQPLFAGGTIFAGIKGAQAYENIANYNFLNSKIKMRIETIAAYFSLLNAEKDLNALKNSKSILQKRYDKQKVQLELRLIRKSDISQTEYSLLNVESNIIAIKSQIDTYREQLRIKTGLAKNEFITVVDFNVPMNLSKNINIDKDLEQAINESLNAKIAEEMYKISEAQTIAAAGSILPKVSAFATYGTTERTKFENSYRDAKWVGGIQVTWNVFSFGSDIDEYRIAKLEEEQQKLKEISTKENIEIAVKSAYFDLLRLEKLRESKSKALEVAKLNFEMDQERYDAGLISTIDYLDTENTYRNANIDYNKTLMDYYLAFEKYRSLII